From a single Novipirellula caenicola genomic region:
- a CDS encoding amidohydrolase, which translates to MRSRSCTAIVLLAALLAHETTTPLSVSAESPTTSTIVSTSAVKWFEQNQDDFLDLYRWLHQHPELSFEEEKTAAKLAEIWQELGFEMTTGVGGHGIVGVMRNGNGPVVMIRTDLDALPVTEQTPLPFASTVQSTREDGSSTGVMHACGHDIHMTNLTTVGRYMSEHRDQWSGTLMMIGQPAEELGEGAKAMLEDGLFTRFPKPDYALAIHVSADKPTGAISLMPGYSLANVDSVDITVKGRGGHGSAPHSTIDPIVQAADLVLSLQMIVSREVKPIEPAVVTVGSIHGGTKHNVIGNDCKLQLTVRSYSEEVRQQVLAAIRRRALAVAMAHNAEEPDVLISQGTPSLRNDDELTARMTKLFSDVLGVENMIPGEQSMGGEDFSRYGIAGVPILMYSVGSVDQSRLDRFEQLGIPAPSLHSGIYYPDAPETLKTAFTTMTASLLDLLQPSP; encoded by the coding sequence ATGCGTTCTCGCTCTTGCACCGCGATCGTTTTGCTGGCAGCTCTACTGGCCCATGAAACGACAACCCCTTTGAGCGTCTCGGCCGAATCGCCGACCACCTCGACAATCGTCTCTACTTCGGCGGTGAAGTGGTTCGAGCAAAACCAAGATGACTTCCTCGATCTGTATCGTTGGCTACACCAACATCCCGAGCTTTCGTTTGAGGAAGAGAAGACGGCGGCGAAGTTGGCCGAAATTTGGCAGGAACTCGGTTTCGAAATGACCACCGGCGTCGGTGGCCACGGAATTGTGGGAGTCATGCGTAATGGCAACGGGCCGGTGGTGATGATTCGCACCGATTTGGATGCGCTGCCGGTGACCGAACAAACGCCGCTTCCATTTGCCTCGACCGTGCAATCAACTCGCGAAGACGGCAGCAGCACGGGCGTGATGCATGCTTGTGGTCATGACATCCACATGACCAACTTGACGACCGTCGGCCGTTACATGAGCGAACATCGAGACCAATGGTCGGGAACGCTGATGATGATCGGCCAACCCGCCGAAGAGCTTGGCGAGGGCGCCAAGGCAATGTTAGAAGACGGTTTGTTCACGCGATTCCCGAAGCCTGATTATGCTTTGGCCATTCACGTCAGCGCCGACAAGCCCACCGGCGCAATCAGCTTGATGCCCGGCTATTCGCTCGCCAACGTCGACAGCGTCGACATCACCGTGAAGGGGCGTGGCGGTCATGGCTCGGCTCCGCATTCAACGATCGACCCCATCGTCCAAGCCGCGGATTTGGTGTTGTCGCTACAGATGATCGTCAGCCGTGAAGTGAAACCGATCGAGCCAGCGGTGGTGACCGTGGGTTCGATTCACGGCGGCACAAAACACAATGTGATTGGCAACGATTGCAAGCTGCAATTGACAGTACGAAGTTACAGCGAGGAAGTGCGACAACAAGTGCTCGCCGCGATTCGCCGACGTGCCTTGGCAGTTGCGATGGCACACAATGCCGAAGAACCGGACGTCCTGATCAGCCAAGGCACCCCGTCGCTGAGAAACGATGACGAATTGACAGCAAGAATGACGAAGCTGTTTTCCGATGTGCTTGGGGTAGAAAACATGATCCCAGGTGAACAATCGATGGGAGGCGAGGACTTTAGCCGTTACGGGATCGCCGGAGTGCCGATCTTGATGTACTCCGTCGGCTCGGTCGATCAATCGCGACTCGATCGTTTCGAGCAGCTTGGCATCCCCGCACCATCACTGCATTCGGGAATCTATTACCCGGATGCTCCGGAAACGCTAAAGACCGCCTTTACCACGATGACCGCATCGTTATTGGACCTGTTGCAGCCGTCGCCTTGA
- a CDS encoding Ig-like domain-containing protein, translating to MTKRRSSNLQPPKRGRIRIRRRPLVEQLGDRRVLAAITGVVFDDFDHSFRQEAGEQALPKRLVYLDTNDNGVLEKGEKIAVADAAGAFRFDDLSDGDYKVRLFNGTSVQDQLFPFKATIETAANEIDNAVGLLAAADRSAFVLTETGVEVANLATAESQSISVGTDLTKLQTLPDGNLLVIGGEAGGDSAWIVDPDSGIVSAIDLSGSESSNLWSDVAIDGEGRGVALADSSDSVAVQSLDASDADLGLVVSTTTTIVPADATVITSDTGPRSVFAWAGEDGLQLSLWSNETASMISTDPIEVAGVSSLLDFDDASGLLVLRQTDGGVSVVDANADFASLHSFPDMTGPISLDGARDLLMTVSPLDPVLRVVDLRDGSVIADQAIDLSTIGDIAAIDHKGKPDAITVLGSAGVIEVSLRRDNSHHVKIVDDQDADPIRFALFVDGDNTAPSYENLPSLTTNEDQTLQLAAPGARIGAQDIENDHFVIVQHGTASHGTVEIAVDGSVLYTPNPDFFGTDSVSVTIHDGVTESEPIDLLITVAPVADPPVDVIFHFDPIPEALAIGAPIGLIEVIDVDGIKNHVIQIDDHRFQIDDHGMLIFIGGVNGEGLNFEVEPWIPLTVSVTDPEFDIELVSYPAVIVTDSNDPITGISPSEATVFENAVGDTVAELRVNDEDTEQFHILTVDDERFVIDGSDLRLADGVSLNFEETQEIVVNVTAKEFGVNGAPFTQPITIHVKDLPEQPVVLDLVGGSLVEFEAGAVAGTLTLDGQSVNSRYVMTVDDTRFEVTDGLLKLIDDQFVKQSTQSEIQLTVTATDSNNEFQSLSSTFVIDVLENETPFHNDANPYDVDNGGSVTAADALAIINFLNVYGPGPVGAGDPAFGYDVNADGSVTALDALLILNEINRSGTGGGTVGGGEQDDTSADGEQTVPPLQIPRIAEGSQDESSNPRDPRTTDRAIADSFRQTHKTGPAAFAPASDQLARQIASVQTGSVLPSDFSDQVDETIRLLSDT from the coding sequence ATGACCAAACGTCGATCATCCAATTTGCAACCTCCAAAACGCGGACGGATTCGCATTCGGCGACGGCCGCTCGTTGAACAACTTGGTGACCGCCGCGTGCTCGCCGCGATCACGGGGGTGGTTTTTGATGATTTCGATCACTCCTTTCGCCAAGAAGCGGGCGAACAAGCCCTGCCGAAGCGTCTGGTCTACCTCGACACCAACGACAACGGGGTGCTCGAAAAAGGTGAAAAAATCGCGGTTGCCGATGCCGCGGGTGCGTTTCGTTTTGATGATCTGAGCGACGGAGATTACAAGGTCCGTTTGTTTAACGGCACCAGTGTCCAGGACCAACTGTTTCCATTTAAGGCCACGATCGAGACCGCCGCGAACGAAATTGACAATGCGGTGGGGCTGCTGGCGGCGGCAGATCGCAGCGCTTTTGTCTTGACCGAAACCGGGGTCGAAGTCGCCAATTTGGCGACCGCTGAAAGTCAATCGATTTCGGTGGGCACAGATCTGACGAAATTGCAAACCTTGCCCGACGGAAACCTGTTGGTGATCGGTGGCGAAGCGGGTGGCGATTCCGCGTGGATCGTCGATCCTGATTCCGGCATCGTCAGCGCAATCGATTTGTCCGGCAGCGAGTCATCGAATTTGTGGTCCGATGTTGCCATCGATGGCGAGGGACGCGGAGTGGCGTTGGCCGACAGCTCGGACTCGGTCGCGGTCCAGTCGCTCGATGCTTCCGATGCCGATCTTGGGTTGGTAGTATCCACGACCACTACCATCGTGCCCGCCGATGCAACGGTCATCACCTCGGACACCGGACCACGCAGCGTCTTTGCCTGGGCAGGCGAAGATGGTTTGCAATTGTCACTGTGGAGCAATGAAACCGCTTCGATGATCAGCACCGATCCGATCGAAGTGGCGGGCGTCAGCAGCCTGCTCGATTTTGACGACGCGTCGGGATTGTTGGTACTCAGACAGACCGATGGCGGAGTCAGCGTGGTGGACGCGAACGCCGATTTTGCTTCGCTTCATTCGTTCCCTGACATGACGGGCCCGATCTCGCTTGACGGGGCGCGTGATCTGTTGATGACCGTCTCGCCGCTGGATCCTGTGCTGCGGGTTGTCGACTTAAGAGACGGGTCGGTGATCGCCGACCAAGCGATCGATTTATCGACCATTGGTGACATCGCGGCGATCGACCACAAGGGGAAACCCGACGCGATCACCGTTCTCGGTTCCGCCGGTGTGATCGAAGTTTCGCTGCGACGCGACAATTCTCATCATGTCAAGATTGTCGATGATCAAGACGCCGATCCGATTCGGTTCGCATTGTTCGTCGACGGCGACAATACGGCGCCGAGCTACGAAAACCTGCCTTCGCTGACAACCAACGAAGACCAAACGCTGCAACTTGCTGCTCCCGGGGCCCGCATCGGAGCGCAGGACATCGAGAACGATCATTTCGTAATCGTCCAACACGGCACCGCGTCACATGGCACGGTGGAAATCGCAGTGGACGGATCGGTCTTGTATACCCCGAATCCTGACTTCTTCGGTACCGATTCCGTCTCGGTGACGATTCATGATGGCGTCACTGAATCGGAACCGATCGATCTGTTGATCACCGTCGCACCGGTGGCCGACCCTCCGGTCGATGTCATTTTCCATTTTGACCCGATCCCCGAAGCCCTGGCGATTGGCGCCCCTATTGGGTTAATCGAGGTGATTGATGTCGATGGCATCAAAAATCACGTCATTCAAATCGACGACCACCGTTTTCAAATCGATGACCATGGCATGCTGATTTTTATCGGCGGGGTGAATGGTGAAGGCTTGAATTTTGAGGTCGAGCCTTGGATTCCGTTGACCGTGTCGGTCACCGACCCCGAATTCGATATCGAATTGGTCAGCTATCCCGCGGTCATCGTCACCGATTCCAACGATCCCATCACCGGCATCTCGCCCAGCGAAGCAACTGTGTTTGAGAACGCGGTGGGCGACACGGTCGCCGAATTGCGTGTCAATGACGAAGACACCGAGCAATTCCATATTTTGACGGTGGATGACGAGCGCTTTGTGATCGACGGATCCGATTTGCGACTCGCCGACGGTGTTTCGCTGAACTTCGAAGAAACCCAAGAGATCGTGGTTAACGTCACCGCAAAAGAGTTTGGTGTGAACGGCGCCCCGTTTACTCAGCCAATTACGATTCACGTCAAAGACCTGCCCGAGCAGCCAGTGGTTCTGGACTTGGTCGGGGGATCGTTGGTCGAATTCGAAGCCGGCGCCGTCGCGGGCACGCTGACGCTCGACGGTCAATCCGTCAATAGTCGCTATGTCATGACCGTCGATGACACGCGATTCGAAGTGACCGATGGTCTGTTGAAACTGATCGACGATCAATTCGTCAAGCAGTCGACGCAAAGCGAGATTCAATTGACGGTCACTGCGACCGACTCGAACAACGAGTTCCAATCGCTGTCGTCGACCTTTGTCATTGACGTTCTCGAAAACGAGACTCCGTTTCACAACGATGCCAATCCCTACGATGTTGATAACGGAGGCTCGGTGACCGCCGCCGATGCCTTGGCAATCATCAACTTCTTGAACGTTTATGGACCTGGCCCTGTCGGTGCAGGTGACCCGGCGTTTGGCTACGACGTGAACGCCGACGGATCGGTGACCGCGCTGGATGCACTGCTGATTCTCAACGAGATCAATCGCAGCGGAACCGGAGGCGGCACCGTGGGCGGAGGCGAGCAGGACGACACCTCGGCCGATGGCGAACAGACGGTTCCACCACTGCAGATTCCTCGAATCGCCGAAGGGTCGCAGGACGAATCATCCAATCCGCGTGACCCTCGCACCACCGACCGTGCGATTGCCGATTCGTTCCGCCAGACTCACAAAACAGGCCCTGCCGCATTCGCGCCGGCTTCTGATCAACTGGCTCGCCAGATCGCGTCGGTGCAAACCGGTTCGGTCCTGCCAAGCGATTTTTCGGACCAAGTTGACGAAACGATTCGCCTGTTGTCGGACACCTAA
- a CDS encoding RtcB family protein — protein sequence MMKTRELSNLGVPKGSAMQIAKETIRLAAESGLQRTVLRDTIASVVGSPTSYLDHELWGKLAAELAGVFAAQSRYVGREQAAPWRQWGRDLDPTAVQQMAHACELPISHSGALMPDAHQGYGLPIGGVLATKDCVIPYAVGVDIACRMKMTVLDLPTTALEKQQDRLRGAIERETQFGIGARFRKPRQHDVMDADWNVSHITKMNRDKAWKQLGTSGSGNHFVEFGILTLPRPDLGLEPGQYLALLSHSGSRGTGAAVCDYYSRVAKQLHPELPRELVNLAWLDLDSQAGGEYWAAMNLMGEYAAANHACIHKAIAKHLGVDVILDIENHHNFAWKETHAGEELIVHRKGATPAGAGVLGIIPGSMGAPGYVVRGNGVESSLQSAAHGAGRKMSRTAAKRQFNWTDVKPFLAKRGVTLMSAGLDEVPMAYKDIDEVMASQRDLVDTVARFDPKLVKMAPAGERPED from the coding sequence ATGATGAAAACACGTGAACTCAGCAATCTTGGCGTTCCCAAAGGATCGGCGATGCAGATCGCCAAAGAAACGATCCGATTGGCAGCAGAATCGGGTCTGCAACGCACTGTGCTTCGTGACACGATCGCCAGCGTCGTCGGCTCGCCAACATCGTACCTTGACCATGAATTGTGGGGGAAATTGGCGGCCGAGTTGGCGGGGGTGTTCGCTGCCCAGTCGCGTTACGTCGGTCGCGAGCAAGCTGCGCCTTGGCGACAATGGGGCCGCGATCTCGATCCGACCGCCGTCCAGCAGATGGCTCATGCCTGCGAATTGCCAATCTCGCACAGCGGAGCGTTGATGCCGGATGCGCACCAAGGGTACGGGCTACCGATCGGCGGAGTGTTGGCGACCAAAGATTGCGTGATTCCCTACGCCGTGGGTGTCGATATCGCTTGCCGTATGAAAATGACGGTCTTGGATTTACCCACTACCGCATTGGAGAAACAGCAGGACCGGTTGCGGGGGGCGATCGAACGAGAGACGCAGTTCGGAATCGGAGCTCGGTTTCGCAAGCCTCGTCAACATGATGTGATGGATGCCGATTGGAACGTATCCCACATCACCAAAATGAACCGTGACAAGGCGTGGAAACAATTGGGAACCAGCGGAAGTGGAAATCACTTTGTTGAGTTCGGGATTTTGACGCTTCCGCGTCCGGATCTTGGCCTGGAACCGGGGCAATATTTGGCACTGCTCAGCCACAGCGGGTCGCGAGGTACCGGAGCGGCGGTGTGTGATTACTACAGCCGTGTGGCCAAGCAATTGCATCCCGAGCTGCCGCGTGAACTCGTCAACCTTGCTTGGTTGGATCTCGATTCTCAAGCGGGCGGCGAGTACTGGGCGGCGATGAATTTGATGGGAGAATATGCTGCGGCGAATCATGCCTGCATTCACAAAGCAATCGCCAAACACCTTGGTGTCGATGTGATCCTGGATATCGAGAATCACCACAATTTCGCTTGGAAAGAAACCCATGCGGGTGAAGAGTTAATTGTCCATCGAAAAGGAGCCACGCCTGCGGGGGCCGGAGTATTGGGGATCATCCCCGGTTCGATGGGGGCACCGGGGTACGTGGTTCGCGGCAACGGTGTCGAGTCGTCGCTGCAAAGTGCGGCACATGGTGCAGGCCGCAAGATGAGCCGAACCGCAGCAAAGCGTCAATTCAATTGGACAGACGTGAAGCCGTTTTTGGCCAAGCGAGGCGTAACGTTGATGTCGGCCGGGTTGGACGAAGTTCCGATGGCGTACAAGGACATTGATGAAGTCATGGCGTCGCAACGCGATTTGGTAGACACCGTGGCTCGGTTTGATCCCAAGTTGGTCAAGATGGCCCCCGCTGGCGAACGTCCCGAAGATTAA
- a CDS encoding sulfatase-like hydrolase/transferase: protein MLFVTCEVAASRSTLFAASNDRPNLLIVLADDMGYGDLGYTGSQQLQTPHLDSLAKSGVFCSEAYVTSSVCSPSRAGLLTGRDPRRFGYESNLNQSAAAYGTRPELLGLSPSEHTLGDQLRSAGYATALVGKWHLGSHEAHHPNARGFDHFCGMLVGSHNYFPTPDKHQLERNGEPLREFSSPYLTDFFTDEALRWIQGQDEAASQPWMVMLSYNAPHTPMQATDQDLAKFAHISDPKRRTYAAMMYALDRGVGRVRAYLDETDQLEETLIVFFSDNGGATNNGSWNGPLSGVKGSLREGGVRVPMIWSWPGQLPAGKRTDAVVSSLDVLPTFMAAAGAELLPLKPSPSHEDKRNRRRAEAKYGAYDGINLLPQLRGESAPATRTLFWRLQGQTAVRDGEDKLITLSHRPAQLFQVTSDLAEADDRFDADRSRAEQLYKMLGEWEASLATVPLWGSSPMWDAESAKHYDDWGVKSEPR from the coding sequence TTGCTTTTCGTCACATGCGAGGTTGCCGCTAGCCGCTCGACTCTGTTTGCGGCGTCTAACGACCGCCCCAACTTGTTGATCGTATTGGCCGATGACATGGGCTATGGCGACCTTGGCTACACCGGCAGCCAGCAACTGCAGACGCCGCACCTTGATTCGCTCGCGAAATCGGGCGTCTTCTGTAGCGAGGCGTATGTTACCAGTTCCGTTTGTTCTCCATCGCGAGCGGGGCTTCTGACCGGACGTGATCCCCGCCGCTTTGGCTACGAATCGAATTTGAATCAATCCGCTGCCGCGTATGGCACGCGTCCCGAGTTGCTCGGATTGTCACCGAGCGAGCACACATTGGGTGATCAACTTCGCTCTGCCGGTTACGCCACCGCGCTCGTTGGCAAGTGGCATTTGGGTAGCCACGAAGCCCATCATCCTAACGCTCGCGGCTTTGACCATTTTTGTGGCATGTTGGTCGGCAGCCACAATTACTTTCCCACCCCCGACAAACATCAATTGGAGCGAAACGGAGAACCGCTGCGTGAGTTTTCGAGTCCTTACCTGACGGACTTTTTCACCGACGAAGCCCTTCGCTGGATCCAAGGCCAAGACGAAGCGGCATCGCAGCCTTGGATGGTGATGCTTTCCTACAACGCCCCTCATACGCCGATGCAGGCAACGGATCAAGATCTTGCAAAGTTCGCTCATATCAGCGATCCCAAACGTCGCACTTACGCCGCGATGATGTACGCCCTGGATCGTGGGGTCGGACGCGTCCGTGCCTATTTGGACGAAACCGACCAGCTCGAAGAAACCTTGATCGTTTTCTTTTCGGACAACGGTGGCGCCACCAATAATGGCAGCTGGAATGGGCCGCTTTCAGGCGTCAAAGGCTCTCTGCGTGAAGGCGGCGTTCGCGTGCCGATGATTTGGTCATGGCCTGGGCAGTTACCTGCCGGCAAACGAACCGACGCGGTGGTTTCAAGCTTGGATGTGTTGCCCACGTTTATGGCGGCGGCTGGGGCGGAGCTGTTACCACTGAAGCCGTCTCCTTCGCACGAGGACAAACGCAATCGCCGACGCGCCGAAGCAAAATACGGAGCCTACGATGGCATCAATTTGTTGCCACAGCTTCGCGGAGAATCGGCCCCGGCTACTCGCACGCTGTTTTGGCGACTGCAAGGTCAAACAGCGGTTCGCGATGGCGAGGACAAACTGATCACGCTGTCGCATCGTCCCGCTCAATTATTTCAAGTGACCAGCGATCTTGCGGAAGCTGACGACCGTTTTGATGCCGACCGCTCACGTGCCGAACAGCTCTACAAGATGCTGGGAGAATGGGAAGCATCGCTGGCCACGGTGCCACTATGGGGCTCCTCTCCGATGTGGGACGCCGAAAGTGCAAAACACTACGATGATTGGGGCGTGAAGTCAGAGCCTCGCTGA
- a CDS encoding prenyltransferase/squalene oxidase repeat-containing protein, translating to MSLSSFTPRWSCRGLLCSVVATALTLNLVADEPATLPAELSRPAAQTTTIDPAADRANTEQANTEQANTEQADTERADTAKTTKDAKAKKKNNKTQKKATTKMVNQGLSWLVAAQHSDGGWGGGSHAQQQILDPAKFPSDPATTAFAASALMRAGHTPTEGKYRDSVVKAMRYLVKAVENADPDADRITSIQGTQPQTKLGQMIDTAMTAQFLTRVSEVLPKNDRWHKRVESALAACLERIQRTQSKDGSWSTGGGWAPVLQSALSCNSLEFARALGKDVDVKKLEKAQQYQKRNVNAETGAASSGAAAGVELYAFSGGLRGNAADAAQAEQTIDEAKKQGKLAADADVTEENLRIAGKDAQKAKLLGDAVVQNQAQLSRLDDERLLSGFGNNGGEEFLSYLMTSESLVIAGGDAWEKWNAKMIDRLAMVQNPDGSWNGHHCITSPVFCTAAALQVITTQNDIKLLKRIASAK from the coding sequence ATGTCCCTTTCTTCCTTCACGCCGCGTTGGTCTTGTCGCGGCCTTTTGTGCAGCGTCGTTGCCACCGCATTGACCTTGAATCTTGTGGCCGACGAACCGGCAACGCTTCCCGCCGAATTGTCTCGCCCGGCTGCGCAGACGACTACGATCGATCCGGCGGCTGACCGTGCGAATACAGAGCAGGCGAATACAGAGCAGGCGAATACAGAGCAGGCGGATACAGAGCGGGCGGATACAGCGAAAACGACCAAGGATGCAAAAGCCAAAAAGAAAAACAACAAGACGCAGAAGAAAGCGACCACCAAGATGGTCAATCAGGGGCTCAGTTGGCTGGTCGCAGCTCAACATTCCGATGGTGGCTGGGGCGGCGGCAGCCATGCTCAGCAGCAGATCCTTGATCCGGCGAAATTTCCATCGGATCCTGCCACGACCGCGTTTGCCGCATCGGCATTGATGCGTGCCGGGCACACGCCCACCGAAGGCAAGTATCGCGATAGCGTGGTCAAAGCGATGCGTTATCTGGTCAAAGCGGTCGAGAACGCGGATCCCGACGCTGACCGGATCACATCGATCCAAGGCACTCAGCCGCAAACCAAATTGGGTCAGATGATTGATACGGCGATGACGGCCCAATTTTTGACACGTGTGTCCGAAGTGCTGCCCAAAAACGATCGCTGGCACAAGCGAGTTGAATCAGCATTGGCCGCCTGCCTCGAGCGAATCCAACGCACTCAATCCAAAGACGGCAGCTGGAGTACCGGTGGCGGATGGGCTCCGGTGCTACAATCCGCTCTCAGCTGTAATTCGCTTGAATTCGCCAGGGCACTTGGCAAGGACGTTGACGTCAAGAAACTAGAAAAGGCTCAGCAATATCAAAAACGCAATGTGAACGCCGAAACAGGAGCAGCGTCCTCGGGTGCAGCGGCTGGCGTTGAACTGTACGCGTTCTCGGGTGGTTTGCGTGGCAATGCGGCAGATGCGGCCCAAGCCGAGCAGACGATCGACGAAGCCAAAAAGCAAGGCAAGCTGGCCGCTGATGCGGACGTCACCGAAGAAAACTTGCGAATCGCCGGCAAAGACGCTCAGAAAGCCAAATTACTGGGCGATGCCGTGGTGCAAAACCAAGCTCAATTGAGTCGGCTCGATGACGAACGCTTGTTGTCAGGGTTCGGTAACAATGGCGGCGAAGAATTTTTGAGCTACCTGATGACTAGCGAATCGTTGGTGATCGCCGGAGGTGATGCTTGGGAAAAATGGAACGCCAAGATGATCGACCGACTAGCCATGGTGCAAAACCCCGACGGCAGCTGGAACGGACACCACTGCATTACCAGTCCCGTGTTCTGCACCGCGGCGGCATTGCAAGTGATCACCACTCAAAACGACATCAAGCTTCTGAAGCGGATCGCGTCTGCGAAGTAA
- a CDS encoding leucine-rich repeat domain-containing protein: MRITSLTFAFLVLGNCLVLSTGCDSKQEPADPAPSAAAAKVQPAATDDPEAVAAIEATSAKVKKDADGAIVEVDFRGTSIDDSQLELLKPLKRVRSVLLGATAISDEGLKTLAEVTTLENVDLRDCKIGNAGLANLTPLSKLKALRLSGKSGDCSVDDDGMKHVAKLSNLKVLAIDFLWISEVGLEEITGLKNLQELYMAETTIGNDAITILANFPNLKKLRLAKNQIDAMGMAELPKIKKLEELDISECAQLFDDAMQPLSELANLKKLNVWRVNISDAGVEPLKGLTSLESLNLDNTRLTDAGMPYLSDLTKLTFLHLGSTQISDAGLVHLEGLTALKDLKVTRTAVTQEGVDKLKQKLPKTDIQLKYIEGE; this comes from the coding sequence ATGCGAATTACATCTCTCACGTTTGCATTTCTAGTTCTTGGCAACTGCCTTGTCCTTAGCACGGGCTGCGATTCGAAGCAGGAACCGGCCGACCCCGCTCCTTCGGCTGCAGCGGCAAAAGTCCAACCGGCTGCCACAGACGATCCCGAGGCGGTGGCGGCGATTGAAGCCACCTCAGCCAAAGTGAAAAAGGATGCCGACGGCGCGATTGTGGAAGTCGATTTTCGTGGCACCTCGATCGATGACTCGCAACTCGAATTGCTGAAACCACTAAAACGGGTCCGTTCGGTCTTGCTGGGTGCGACGGCGATCAGCGACGAGGGACTGAAAACGCTCGCCGAAGTCACAACGCTGGAAAATGTTGATCTGCGAGATTGTAAAATCGGCAACGCGGGACTGGCCAATCTGACACCGCTTTCCAAATTGAAAGCACTGCGATTGTCCGGAAAAAGTGGCGACTGCTCGGTCGACGACGACGGGATGAAGCATGTCGCCAAACTTAGCAACCTAAAGGTGTTGGCGATCGACTTTTTGTGGATCAGCGAAGTGGGGCTCGAGGAAATAACCGGCCTAAAGAACTTGCAAGAGTTGTACATGGCCGAAACCACAATCGGTAACGACGCGATCACGATCCTCGCCAATTTTCCGAACTTGAAAAAACTTCGATTGGCGAAAAACCAAATCGATGCGATGGGAATGGCCGAGCTGCCAAAAATCAAAAAGCTCGAAGAGCTTGACATCAGCGAGTGTGCTCAGCTGTTTGATGATGCAATGCAGCCGCTCAGTGAGCTTGCCAATCTAAAGAAGTTGAACGTGTGGCGAGTCAATATTTCGGATGCGGGAGTCGAACCGCTCAAGGGGCTGACGTCGCTCGAGTCGTTGAACCTGGATAACACGCGGCTCACCGACGCAGGTATGCCGTACCTGAGTGACCTGACGAAATTGACCTTCTTGCATTTGGGGTCGACGCAAATTAGTGACGCGGGACTGGTTCACCTCGAAGGACTGACGGCACTGAAAGATCTGAAAGTGACTCGCACCGCCGTGACTCAAGAAGGAGTCGATAAGCTGAAACAGAAATTGCCTAAGACTGACATTCAGCTGAAGTACATCGAAGGCGAGTGA